A region of the candidate division KSB1 bacterium genome:
AACCACGATCAAAAAGTGCGACTTTTGCGCCAGAATCGAGAACCTCAGTTCTTAGAAACGGGTGCTGTCTATTCGATGCGAGCAGAAGGCTTTAAGAAAGTTCAACATAGATTTTTTGGCAAAATAGCTATATATGTAATGCCGCCTGACCGTTGTTTTGAAATTGATGAACCAGTTGATTTTATTATAGCTGAGAACTTACTCAAGCACCGTTGAGCCAAAAAACAAATTTCGCAAAAAGTTGAACACACAAAGAAAATTATCCAAGTTCGTAAGTTGTATTCAATGATAGAGAGGAGAATAGAGCTGTGAATCACGTTGTTAAAATCGGTAAACAAGAAATTGGCTATGCTCAACCTATCTACATTGTTGCTGAAATTGGTTTAAATCATAACGCAGATATCAGCATAGCCAAAAAACTTATCATCGCAGCGAAGGATGCTGGCTGCAATGCTGTTAAATTTCAAAAACGCACACCAGAAAAATGCGTTCCCCCTGAACAACGAGATATTATGCGAGATACTCCATGGGGTTTGATGACTTATATGGAATACCGAAATCGTCTCGAGTTCAGTAAAAAAGAGTACCAAGAAATTGATCTCGCTTGCCGTGAACAAGGAATCATTTGGTTTGCATCGGTGTGGGACGAAGAATCGATTGATTTTTTGGAAGCGTTCAATACGCCATGTTATAAAATACCTTCTGCGGCTCTAACGGATCACAATTTGTTGAGTTACGCTCGCTCGACTGGACGACCGATTATTCTTTCCTCTGGTATGTCAACAATGGAACAAATCCGAGCCGCTATCCGTGTTTTAGGAGAAAAAAACTTGCTTTTGACTCATTGCACCAGCACCTATCCATGTAATCCGGAAGAATTGAACCTACGTATGATTCATACTCTTCAAGGAGAGTTTAATGTGCCTGTTGGCTATTCTGGACATGAAGTTGGCCTGCAAACTACATATGCAGCCGCTGCTTTAGGGGCTTGTTTTATAGAGCGTCATCTTACCCTCGATCGAGCCATGTGGGGCAGTGACCACTCGGCTTCAGTAGAACCGTGGGGATTTAGGCGCTTGGTGCGAGACATTCGAGTAATCGAACAAGCAATTGGTGATGGTGTAAAAAGAGTTTATGAAAGTGAAAAACCTATCCAAAAAAAACTTAGACGTATCCCGTAAAAACAAAGTTAATTCCGATACTATTTTCATTTTCAAAGGCGATGCAATTTGTCACAAATAGTAAAAAATATCTTGCATTAGCGGTATTGAACCCTTTCATAGAGTATTTCAGAATGATGGTTAGATTTCTTCGTATCTTGGAAAGTCAAAAATGACCACACAGTTTTGAAATCAAATATCTTATTTTTATACTATTATGAGCCATTATACTAATTTGAACTACTCCTTAATTAAATAGAAAGACTTTAACAATGCAGGGTTCAATTGAAAAATATCTGAAAATAAAACTTTTTCTAACTGATGTTGATGGTGTGTTAACCGATGCTGGCATGTATTATACGGAAACTGGTGATGAGTTAAAGAAGTTCTGCACGCTTGATGGCGGTGGTTTAATGTTGCTTAAGCAAGTTGGGATTCAAACAGGTTTTCTGACGTCTGAAGATACCCGGATTGTGCAGCGGCGTGCACAGAAGTTGCAAGTGGAGTTTGTTATTCAAGGTGTAAAAAATAAGCTCAAAAGTTTTATTCAACTGATTGAGAAATTAGGTTTGACTCCGCAGGAAGCAGCTTATATTGGAGATGATATTAATGATCTGAAGATTCTTGAACAAGTGGGCGTGTCCGCAACTGTGCCTGGTAACTGCCTCCCTGAAGGTTTTACCTGTGATTATGTTACCCGGCGCGTAGGTGGAAGTGGTGCGGTGCGAGATTTTGCGGAATGGCTCCTACGGCAGCGAGGCGAATATGAAAAAGCTCTCTCTTCTTATCTTATCTAAATAAAATGTTCTGAAAGAAAATCTATTGAAAGAAGGCATTTCAGAGCATAACATATTTATAACCGGT
Encoded here:
- a CDS encoding N-acetylneuraminate synthase family protein — its product is MNHVVKIGKQEIGYAQPIYIVAEIGLNHNADISIAKKLIIAAKDAGCNAVKFQKRTPEKCVPPEQRDIMRDTPWGLMTYMEYRNRLEFSKKEYQEIDLACREQGIIWFASVWDEESIDFLEAFNTPCYKIPSAALTDHNLLSYARSTGRPIILSSGMSTMEQIRAAIRVLGEKNLLLTHCTSTYPCNPEELNLRMIHTLQGEFNVPVGYSGHEVGLQTTYAAAALGACFIERHLTLDRAMWGSDHSASVEPWGFRRLVRDIRVIEQAIGDGVKRVYESEKPIQKKLRRIP
- a CDS encoding HAD family hydrolase, producing MQGSIEKYLKIKLFLTDVDGVLTDAGMYYTETGDELKKFCTLDGGGLMLLKQVGIQTGFLTSEDTRIVQRRAQKLQVEFVIQGVKNKLKSFIQLIEKLGLTPQEAAYIGDDINDLKILEQVGVSATVPGNCLPEGFTCDYVTRRVGGSGAVRDFAEWLLRQRGEYEKALSSYLI